From a single Candidatus Limnocylindria bacterium genomic region:
- a CDS encoding DNA polymerase ligase N-terminal domain-containing protein, translating into MGTTRASRRRTIAPTKKPAARAGLAEYKRKRDFSRTPEPAPRPARSATRRSFVIQKHRATALHYDFRLEIGDAMPSWAVPKGPSLDPSQKRLAMQVEDHPLEYAGFEGVIPAGEYGGGTVMIWDEGTYEMLDDVDPAVALKKGELRFTLNGRKLKGRWTLVRTGPRKWLLIKGRDAEADTTDVTVAQPRSVRTNRLLAEIARDEGGDVDKAATGDPAVSKTSGSAKR; encoded by the coding sequence TTGGGGACCACCCGCGCCTCAAGGAGACGAACGATCGCGCCCACGAAGAAGCCCGCGGCACGCGCCGGACTGGCCGAGTACAAGCGCAAGCGTGACTTCTCGCGCACGCCCGAGCCCGCGCCGCGCCCTGCGCGCTCGGCGACCCGTCGCAGCTTCGTCATCCAGAAGCATCGCGCGACGGCCCTCCACTACGACTTCAGGCTCGAGATCGGCGACGCGATGCCGTCGTGGGCAGTGCCAAAGGGTCCTTCGCTCGATCCAAGCCAGAAACGACTCGCGATGCAGGTCGAGGATCACCCGCTCGAGTACGCGGGCTTCGAAGGCGTCATCCCCGCGGGCGAGTACGGCGGCGGCACGGTGATGATCTGGGACGAGGGGACGTACGAGATGCTCGACGACGTCGATCCCGCCGTCGCGCTCAAGAAGGGCGAACTGCGATTCACGCTGAACGGCCGCAAGCTCAAGGGACGCTGGACCCTCGTTCGCACCGGGCCGCGGAAGTGGCTGCTGATCAAAGGGCGCGACGCGGAGGCGGACACGACCGACGTCACGGTCGCACAGCCGCGCTCGGTACGAACGAATCGCCTCCTTGCCGAGATCGCTCGCGATGAGGGAGGCGACGTCGATAAGGCGGCGACCGGCGACCCCGCCGTGAGTAAGACGTCCGGATCCGCGAAGCGTTGA
- the ligD gene encoding non-homologous end-joining DNA ligase translates to MGTTRVNDGETIGGVVISNVNKVWWPDEGITKGDIARFYHAISPLLLPWMQGRPLTAERCPDGMLGGCFYRKNFPEGNIPVGAPRLRLRAESTGKDVNYVVGGNLEALLGLVRVGCIAMHIMNSRVGSMRDADWLAFDLDPSSGEFADTIRPGRALKAILDEHGLVSFPKTSGSRGLHVFVPLRAGHSQENVTAFAVRVGEELARREPELVTMEFSKKARGTRVYADPFRNAYLQTIVTPYSVRRRPGATVSMPLAWDEVTARLDPRRFAIRTLEKHMARDDPWADFKKKAQRLPS, encoded by the coding sequence GTGGGCACGACGCGAGTGAACGACGGCGAGACGATCGGCGGGGTGGTGATCTCGAACGTCAACAAGGTGTGGTGGCCCGATGAGGGCATCACCAAGGGCGACATCGCGCGTTTCTACCACGCGATCTCGCCCCTGCTGCTTCCATGGATGCAGGGTCGCCCCCTCACGGCGGAACGCTGCCCCGACGGGATGCTCGGTGGCTGCTTTTACCGGAAGAACTTCCCCGAGGGCAACATCCCTGTCGGTGCGCCGCGGCTCCGGCTGCGTGCCGAGAGCACCGGCAAGGACGTGAACTACGTTGTCGGAGGCAACCTCGAGGCGCTCCTCGGCCTCGTCAGGGTGGGATGTATCGCCATGCACATCATGAACTCGCGCGTCGGCTCGATGCGTGATGCGGATTGGCTCGCGTTCGACCTCGATCCCAGCAGTGGCGAGTTCGCCGACACCATCCGCCCGGGCAGGGCATTGAAGGCGATCCTCGATGAGCATGGCCTGGTGTCGTTCCCGAAGACGTCGGGCAGCCGAGGGCTGCACGTGTTCGTACCGCTCCGCGCGGGGCATTCACAGGAGAACGTGACGGCCTTCGCGGTCCGCGTAGGCGAAGAGCTCGCGCGCCGCGAGCCTGAGCTCGTCACGATGGAGTTCAGCAAGAAGGCGCGGGGCACGCGCGTGTACGCCGATCCCTTCCGCAACGCGTACCTGCAGACCATCGTCACGCCGTATTCGGTGCGGCGTCGCCCGGGCGCCACGGTCTCGATGCCACTCGCGTGGGACGAAGTCACGGCGCGGCTCGATCCGCGCCGCTTCGCCATCCGAACGCTCGAGAAGCACATGGCGCGCGACGATCCCTGGGCCGACTTCAAGAAGAAGGCGCAGCGGCTGCCCAGCTAG
- a CDS encoding low affinity iron permease family protein, translating to MPQRGFSHWFSRVASKIAAFTGRPRAFLTAMLVIVVWAITGPIFGFSDTWQLVINTGTTVVTFLMVFLIQNTQNRDARAIHLKLDELLRAVPGARKEFMEAEEEDLDEIEREKAIVDEDDPAPPEGRAHGHAIR from the coding sequence TTGCCACAGCGCGGCTTCAGCCACTGGTTCTCGCGCGTCGCGTCAAAGATCGCAGCGTTCACGGGTCGGCCGCGGGCGTTCCTGACCGCGATGCTGGTGATCGTGGTGTGGGCCATCACCGGACCCATCTTTGGCTTCTCAGACACCTGGCAGCTCGTGATAAACACCGGGACGACCGTCGTGACCTTCCTCATGGTCTTCCTTATCCAGAACACGCAGAACCGCGATGCGCGCGCGATCCACCTCAAGCTCGACGAGCTTCTGCGCGCTGTTCCAGGCGCGCGCAAGGAATTCATGGAGGCTGAGGAAGAGGATCTCGACGAGATCGAGCGCGAGAAGGCGATCGTGGACGAGGACGACCCCGCGCCGCCGGAAGGCCGCGCGCACGGTCACGCCATTCGCTAG
- the ligD gene encoding non-homologous end-joining DNA ligase — MRAPIAPMLASLSKEVVSGPDWVYEEKYDGIRAVAYRDGDRVRLLSRTGQDLTAGFPAIVDAIRDLPDPDTVLDGELVVFDPSGVSRFQLLQRRGIERGTRTVYAVFDCLRSEGHDLLRRPLDERRARLLKLIPRRSGALMPSRRLPRDGERALATAREKGWEGVIAKIASSPYEPGVRSRAWLKIKVRGESEFVIGGYTPPQGSRTEFGALLVGLYDGGRLRYTGKVGTGYTQDTLRDLGAKLMDLRTDAPAFEPTPRVSGAIWVKPRLVAQLAYAEWTADGRLRQPAFLGLRTDKKPEECTWARRE; from the coding sequence TTGAGGGCACCGATCGCGCCGATGCTCGCCTCGCTCTCGAAGGAGGTGGTGAGCGGCCCGGACTGGGTCTACGAGGAGAAGTACGACGGGATCCGGGCCGTCGCGTACCGCGATGGCGATCGCGTGCGTCTTCTGTCGCGCACCGGTCAGGACCTGACCGCGGGTTTCCCGGCGATCGTCGACGCCATTCGCGATCTGCCGGATCCTGACACTGTGCTCGACGGCGAGCTCGTCGTCTTCGATCCGAGCGGCGTCTCGCGGTTCCAGCTGCTTCAGCGTCGCGGCATCGAGCGTGGCACGCGGACGGTCTACGCGGTCTTCGACTGCCTCCGTTCAGAAGGACACGATCTCCTCCGCCGGCCGCTTGATGAGCGACGCGCGCGACTCCTCAAGCTGATCCCGCGACGGTCGGGCGCGCTCATGCCGTCGCGGCGGCTGCCGCGTGACGGCGAGCGAGCGCTGGCGACCGCGCGCGAGAAAGGGTGGGAGGGCGTGATCGCGAAGATCGCGTCGTCGCCCTACGAGCCGGGGGTGCGCTCGCGGGCGTGGCTCAAGATCAAGGTGCGCGGTGAATCGGAGTTCGTCATCGGCGGATACACGCCGCCGCAGGGATCGCGCACGGAGTTCGGCGCGCTGCTCGTCGGCCTCTATGACGGCGGCAGGCTGCGCTACACCGGGAAGGTGGGGACCGGGTACACGCAGGACACGCTTCGCGACCTCGGGGCGAAGCTCATGGATCTGCGGACAGACGCGCCAGCGTTCGAGCCGACACCGCGCGTCTCCGGTGCGATCTGGGTGAAGCCGCGACTCGTCGCGCAGCTCGCATACGCGGAGTGGACGGCCGACGGAAGGCTGCGGCAGCCGGCGTTCCTGGGACTCCGCACCGACAAGAAACCAGAGGAGTGCACGTGGGCACGACGCGAGTGA
- a CDS encoding radical SAM protein, translating to MGSGVLYREVTVKSALTRVQGMPFAWSLNPYMGCERACVYCYARDYHARRGRDTGAGFDREIDVKINFSELLTQELRRLRKRETVALGTATDPYQQCEGRYRITRRTLEALVASPLPLVVITKGSMVVRDVDLLSRLDVKVCVSVGTVSEEIARISEPHASPPKARLEAVRRLVSAGIDAGVLAAPILPGLSDSEESLDAVAAAAARSGATFFSTRPLKLDPAVKPHYFAFLSEHSPALVPATEAQFAERVNPARSYTDVVEERARRVRLRYQFEERPFRKPEPVAPSQLRLAI from the coding sequence ATGGGGAGCGGCGTCCTGTATCGAGAGGTCACGGTGAAGAGCGCGCTGACGCGCGTTCAGGGAATGCCTTTCGCGTGGAGCCTCAACCCTTACATGGGGTGTGAGCGGGCCTGCGTCTATTGCTACGCGCGCGACTACCACGCGCGTCGCGGCCGCGACACCGGCGCCGGCTTCGACCGCGAGATCGACGTGAAGATCAACTTCTCCGAGCTGCTCACGCAAGAGCTGCGTCGGTTGCGCAAGCGCGAGACCGTCGCACTCGGGACCGCCACAGATCCCTATCAGCAGTGCGAGGGCCGCTACCGCATCACTCGGCGAACGCTCGAAGCGCTCGTCGCGTCGCCCCTGCCGCTTGTCGTGATCACGAAGGGCTCGATGGTGGTCCGCGATGTCGATCTGCTGTCACGACTCGACGTCAAGGTCTGCGTCAGCGTCGGCACGGTTTCTGAGGAGATCGCGCGGATCTCGGAACCGCACGCGTCTCCGCCGAAAGCGCGACTCGAGGCGGTACGACGCCTGGTCTCCGCCGGGATCGACGCGGGTGTCCTCGCCGCGCCGATCCTGCCAGGCCTCAGCGATTCTGAGGAGTCGCTCGACGCGGTGGCAGCCGCGGCGGCGAGGAGCGGTGCGACATTCTTCTCGACGCGTCCGCTGAAGCTCGATCCGGCGGTGAAGCCACACTACTTCGCGTTCCTCTCGGAGCACTCCCCCGCCCTCGTCCCGGCGACCGAGGCGCAGTTCGCGGAGCGGGTCAACCCCGCGCGCAGCTACACCGATGTGGTCGAGGAGCGCGCGCGTCGCGTGCGCTTGCGATACCAATTCGAAGAGCGTCCGTTCCGAAAGCCCGAGCCCGTCGCGCCGTCGCAGCTGCGCCTCGCGATCTAG